The Lottiidibacillus patelloidae genome window below encodes:
- a CDS encoding SIR2 family NAD-dependent protein deacylase, translating into MNKNTLVFAKNDWHEPLTNGKHIDYYGEEYVVIDESYTNNYGTFVLLQSTSPFEDDTSLWTVTKGIEAHPNNRYEFIKAISVPTFPNQMQAVGYLLKDKQSGESKAYSYREAFRIIHQNGATNAYATTSRLKNFTTQLIDTIDCLPAMDSTFWKVPAYNDNGEPYSVFTPALEKELKQRINTTINMRIGQRVRKLKSQITTSYTNEEITKLNELIKTANKITVLSGAGISTLSGIPDYRSMLEGIWRKDPDLIKQLNQAKFENSPASFWQTFHQLIQNITNGIVPFENHKNSLQMTIEAMKPNIAHELFAKLETHGKDVTIITQNVDHLHSKAGSKHVFEIHGNFYKYFCPTCMSKYTFEYILKDKLPKCGCGAIIRPDLVFFGDEVQHLSDAMARAKNSDLFIVIGSSLNVSPINQLPHFINQYTNAKSVIINGHKTQLDNQFDLVINGDIEDICKNISLS; encoded by the coding sequence TTGAATAAAAACACGTTAGTATTTGCAAAAAATGATTGGCACGAGCCACTTACAAACGGAAAGCATATCGATTATTACGGAGAAGAATATGTCGTCATCGATGAAAGTTATACAAATAACTACGGAACGTTTGTCCTACTACAATCTACTTCACCATTTGAAGACGATACTAGTCTTTGGACAGTAACGAAAGGTATTGAAGCTCACCCTAATAACCGATATGAATTTATAAAAGCAATCTCTGTTCCAACATTCCCAAACCAAATGCAAGCTGTCGGTTACCTTTTAAAAGATAAGCAAAGTGGTGAAAGCAAAGCCTATTCTTATCGTGAAGCATTTCGAATCATTCATCAAAACGGAGCTACAAATGCATACGCAACAACAAGCCGCCTGAAAAATTTCACTACACAATTAATTGACACCATCGACTGCCTCCCTGCAATGGATAGTACATTTTGGAAAGTGCCCGCTTATAACGACAACGGCGAACCTTACTCAGTCTTCACTCCTGCACTAGAAAAAGAACTTAAGCAACGAATCAACACCACAATTAATATGAGAATTGGTCAGCGAGTTAGAAAACTAAAATCACAAATCACTACTTCCTATACTAATGAAGAAATAACTAAACTTAATGAGCTAATCAAAACAGCAAATAAAATTACAGTCTTATCAGGCGCAGGAATTAGCACACTAAGCGGCATTCCAGATTATCGCTCTATGCTTGAAGGTATTTGGCGTAAAGATCCAGACCTTATCAAACAATTAAACCAAGCTAAGTTTGAAAACAGCCCAGCTTCCTTTTGGCAAACTTTTCATCAACTAATTCAAAACATCACAAACGGTATTGTCCCTTTTGAAAATCATAAAAATTCATTACAAATGACCATTGAAGCAATGAAACCAAACATTGCACATGAACTTTTTGCAAAATTAGAAACACATGGAAAAGACGTTACAATCATCACCCAAAACGTCGACCATTTACACTCTAAAGCAGGTAGTAAACACGTATTCGAAATTCATGGAAACTTTTATAAATATTTCTGCCCGACGTGCATGTCCAAGTACACGTTCGAATATATCTTAAAAGATAAACTTCCAAAATGTGGTTGCGGGGCAATCATACGACCTGATCTAGTCTTTTTCGGTGACGAAGTCCAACACTTGAGTGATGCAATGGCTCGGGCAAAAAACTCCGACTTATTTATCGTTATCGGTTCGTCATTGAATGTCTCTCCTATTAATCAACTACCTCACTTTATAAATCAGTACACAAATGCTAAATCAGTTATCATCAATGGCCATAAAACACAACTAGATAACCAATTTGATCTAGTTATTAATGGAGATATTGAGGATATATGTAAAAATATTTCCTTGTCCTAG